The genomic window AGATCTCTCCAGGATTAATAATAGGAACGTGAGAGATTTTCTCATTCCTTTTTTTATGAGTATGTCCATGAAAAACCGCTTCGTATTTTCCTGAGCATGCTGCGTATTCTGCAATATCTGGATAGTGAGAAAGAAAATATTTTTTCCCCTCTTTTTCCCATTCAGAATATTCTCCATCTGCCATAGTTACAGAGCTTCCTTCTCGAAGAGATTCTCGAATGATTCTCGCTCGATCCCCCTCATTATTTCCAAAAATAGAAAAAACAGGAAGAGGTGACTGAGAAAGTTTTTTTATAGCAAAAGGACTCACGATATCTCCAAGGCATAAAATATATTCTACATCCTTCTGAGAAATTTCATTCATCGCCCAAGAAAGATAATCGAAGTGATCATGAATATCTGAAATAATCGCTATTATCATACATTTTATTTATCAAGAAAAAATCATCAACATTTTTTTATAAATTTCTCGAGTGGCTGAAACATCACTTTTACAATAGGTAAGTATTTCATTCACACGACCATTTCGATAATATTCAGGAACTTGAGAGCCGTGCATGAGTTTCTTAGGACTAGGAATATCAAGAGCGAGAGAAATTTTTTCAAGACTAGCATATTTTTTTCCCAACCCCCACCCCCATGCAGTATCGAAGACTCGAGAATCTTTTCCTGAAAGATCAAAGTTTTTTGAAGGGCGTACGCCATGAACAAGAGATCTTTGATGTAAAAAAAGGAGATCACTATCTACTATTTTATGTCCCACAACAAGATCAGCTTCCTGTACCAATTTCCAAAAAGACTCCAAAACTATTCGCTCATTAATATGTTCATCAAAAATAATTTTTATTTCCTGATCTCCAAATACATATCCGATACAAAGAATCCTTCCAAAAGCTCCGTCAACAGAAGTTAACTCAATAGCATCTTCCATTTCAGAATTATGCTTTCCTATACCCTGAAAAAATTCTCTTACTTGGGGCTCTTTTTCTTGCGAAACAGGAATCATTTCCATATCGAAAATGAGTGTTTTCTCGAACATTTCCTTATCCATAAAAATATATATTTTCAATTTTGATTATCCCCTTGTTTCATGATACCATAGGAAACGTTTTCCAACAGTATTATTTTAAAATATGAGAAAAATTATCCTCGATATAGAAACCAAAAATACTTTCCGCGATGTGGGAAGTAGTGATCCAAGAATGCTCGACATTTCCCTTCTTGTTGCGTATGATTCTCATACTGATACCTACTATAGTTATCTTGAGGATGAACTTACAGGCCTCTGGCGACTTCTTGAGGCGGCTGATATCGTTATTGGCTATAACAGTGATCACTTTGATCTTCCCCTTCTGAATAAATATTATCCCGGAAATATTTCAAGGATAAAAAGCTTAGATATTCTCAAAGAGATAGAGAAGTCTATCGGAAAGAAAGTACGTCTTGATTCCGTGGCTGATGCAACATTAGGAAAGAAAAAAAGTGGTAATGGCCTTGAGGCTATAGAATGGTGGAAAAATGGCGAAATCGAAAAAATCCGACGCTACTGCGAAGATGATGTTCGCATCACCAAAGAAATTTATGAATACGCCTTAAAAAATAAACACCTTAAATATCGTGATATAGAAGGAGCTCATTCATTTTCTGTAGATACATCCCTCTGGGAAAAGAAAGAAGAGACTTCTGTAAACTTTACTCTTCCCTTCTAAAAATATTGCTTTTTTCTTTTTTTCTCAGTATACTTTTCTCTTATCCGGAGGGTAATAGGACTGTTGCCAATGTAGCTCAGTTGGTAGAGCAACGCACTCGTAACGCGTAGGTCGCCGGTTCAAATCCGGCCATTGGCTCCAAGTATTTTCAAACGCAGAGAAATTATTTATATAAATTCTCGATAATTTATTCTGAAAATAGAAAAACGAAAATAAAAAAAATATTCTAAGATCAAAAAAAAGACACTCATTATGAGTGTCTTTTTTCTAAGAAATACTATTTCTTATTATTTTCCTGCGGAAGTAAGTTCCTTTTCAATAGTAGCTTTGAGTTTTTCATATTCAACTGCTCCATTAAAGAAAGAATCATTTATAAAAGTACCAGGAGTTCCATTGATACCAAAAGATTGCGCCTCCTTCATATTGGAAGAAATCTTTTGTGTATATTGATTTTCATCAACACATCGATTGAAATCTGCTACATTCAATTTCAAAGTACCTGCATATCTTTTGAAAATAGCAAGTCCTTCTATTTCTCCCCAATCCTTTTGATTAGCAAAAAGATAATCAGCATATACTAAGAATTTTCCTTGTTCATTAGCACATTCTGATGCCAATGCAGCATTCTGAGCTTGCTGATGAAAGTCGAGAGGTAAATGTTTATATACAAGTCGAACTTTACCGTTATATTCTTTCAAGATTTTTGACATCGAAGTGTGAAGCACCTGGCAATAAGGACATTGAAAATCTGAGAATTCAATAATAGTAACTGGACCTGATCCAACAACGATATCATTTTCTCCAACCTCAGGAAGTTTCAAATATTTTCCAACCGGAACGCCTAATTGAGCGATATCAAGAGAGAAAGAAGATTTGTCTTCTTTCGGAATAAAAAGCTGAGCCGCTTGCAAATAAAAATCGGTCTTAGCCACGCTAGTATCAAAAACGAAAGCAGGAAGTGCGGTAATTTTTGACTCTTCAATGAGTTTTTTTCCTTCATTTGAAGTCACATCTACTTCACTAGCAAGCATAGTTGGAATATAGCGTCTCAAGAAAAGAAGTGCCTGACTCGGATCACATTCTTCACAATCTTTATCCACAAGAACAGAGACTTTTGTTATAGGCTCTTCGAAACTCACCCACGTTTTATTGTTTAAAGAAAATATATCAGTAGATTCTAAAGTCTGACTTGAAATACCTTTTCCTGTAACCAATTGAGCAATATCTACAAAAAGACTTCCTGCGAAAAGGCCTCCTACGATAATTAACACGGAAATAAGTGTTTTCATTTTATCAGAAGTTTCTCCACCTTTTTTCTCTTCTTCGTTAAGAGACTCTTCGTCTTTCTCTTCAATTTCCTTCTCGGCTTCATCGTCATTTTTCATTTCTTCATCATTCTCTTTATCCTCTTCATCAAAAAAATCTTCCTGCTCTTTTTCTGACTTCTTATCATTTTTACTTGTTTTCATAAAATCATCTTCAAAAAGATCTTTTTCTTCTTCTGTTGCAGTTTCAATTTTCTCTTGCTCTTTCATTTTCACATCTTCTGTCCCGGTTTCAACTTTTTCTCGTTCCTGTGGTTTCACCGTTTCAGTCTTATAGTATTTTCTTTTCGATCCTTTCGACATATTCGTATCGTTAAATTAGCGCGCACCATTTTAAAGTTTTTCTCTCCCACATTATTATTTACTTTAGGCCCCGCATGCAGCACCATTCATCGTTCCTTGAGACTCTCCTCCTCCATTAGCTGCAGCTTCTTTCTCTTCAGCTTTAGCTTTTTCAACAACTTCCTTTGTCATCTTTGCGTAATCATATGATTGAACATTCTTTTCGATCATATAATCCTCATACCCCATAGTAACGCGACTCGATATATTCTCTTTCACTATAACACCCACTACTATACCTAGAATCAAAAGAACAAAAAATTCAGCCTTTCCATGTTTGGAAAATAAACTTTGCGTTCTTTCCATATCATTTTTCTCTTTTTCTTCCATATTTCTTTATAATAATCAATTATGGTTTATAATAATATCATTCGTGAAAAAATAGTGCAAGGAAAATTTCAAACTTTATAATATTCTTTGTACCACAATACAAAATTTTTAATACCCTCTTCGATTCGAGTTGTTGGAGACCATCCAAGAGAACGAAGTTTTGAAATATCCGCAACTGTTTGAGGCACGTCCCCCGGCTGTATAGGAAGCATATTTTTCTTAGCTTCCTTCCCTATATTTAATTCAATTGTTTCTATAAATCTTAATAATGTTTCTTCTTTATCTCCCCCAATATTCATAACTTCACACTTTTGATTAGCATCCAAGACAACAATAGTTCCCGAGACAATATCATCGACATACGTAAAATTGCGAGACATTTTTCCGAAATTATAGACATCGATGGGAAGTCCTTCGAAAATATTTTTTACAAACAAGAACAATGCCATATCTGGACGTCCCCATGGTCCATACACAGTAAAATAACGAAGTCCTGTAGTCGGAATTCCGTATAAATGACTATAGGTATATGCCAAAAGTTCTGTTGCTTTTTTTGTCGCAGCATAGGGAGATATAGGATGATCTACAAAATCAGTTTCTGAAAAAGGAACTTTCGTGTTATTTCCATACACAGAAGAAGATGATGCGTATACAAAATTTTTCACAGCATATTTTCTTCCCATTTCAAGAAGAAGCATTGTTCCCTTTATATTAACATCTTCATAGAGAAGTGGATTCTTGAGAGAATTTCTCACCCCCGCCATAGCAGCTAAATGCACCACCTTATCAATTCCTTCTTTAGAAAATATTTTTTCAAGAAGTTTTTCATCCCGAATATCTCCTTCATACAAAGTATATTCCCTTCCTTTCAAAAGAGATGTTAAACGATCCCTTTTAAGTTTTGGTTCATAATAATCATTGAAATTATCAATAATAACCACATCGTCACCTCTGTCTCGAAGAACTTGCGCGACCTTCGATCCAATAAATCCCGCTCCTCCAGTAATAAGTACCTTCATACATTTCTTTTTTATTATTTACATCGACTCAAAATAATGAATATAATCTCTCGCCACAGAGGAAGATAGTGTTGTATATCTTTCAAGTGCCGTCTTTTTCGCTTCTCGCCCTACATGATAACGCAATTTTCTATCTTCGACGAGATCTGAAATATATTCTTCCCATTCCTCTTCATTTTCAGCAACGAATCCATCTTTTTTATGTTCTATAGCCTCTCGAAATGTTTGTGTAGAACTTGCAATCGTTGGAATATTCACAATTCCTGCCTCAAAAAATTTTAACTCAGATTTTCCTTCGCAGAAAGGATTCCCTTTTTCTAATGGAGCTATGTTAATATCTATTTGGGATATATTTTCAAAATGTTTTTTTCGAGAAGCAAAAGGAAGTCGATCTATTCTTTCAGAAAAAGGAAAAAATTCATCACCCAAAAGCAAAGGTCCTGCGATAACCAAACGAACAAAAGGATATTTTTTTAATATCCGAATCATTACCGGAGCGATAGAATTAAAATCCTTATCATGGCTTTTGGATCCAGAAAAATATCCTACATATACAAAAGAATCCTTTTTCAAATTCTTCTTTTTCTTTTTTAAAATTGAATGTGCCCAATTAAGGTCTTTCTGAGAAAGCATATTAGGAACGATAAAAACTTTTTTTCCTTTCTCTTGAAGTTTTTTGGCTAGAAAACTTGTTGTTGTTGTAGCTATTTGGACATAAGAATCTTTAAGAAGCTCCGCACCAACACCTGTTTCATATTGTTTTCTTTCAAGACTATTCATATTTTTTAAAACATCCATATGTTTAAGATATTCTTCATCAAAAACAAGATCGTCTGTTTCAAAAATGAGCGTCTTTCCTAGTGCTTTACTCTGCTCCACTATATTCTGAATCTCTGGTGTATACATCACTCGATGAAATACAAACACCTCAAACGCATGCACGTATCGAGAAAGAAAAGGCCGTCCTTGAACCGTTACACATGCCTTTATAGCATTATTTTTTAAAAACTCTGCTACATTTTTCGTTCGATACCTTGCACTATCTCCCATTCCTCCAGAAATAAACAATATTCGACCAGATCCAACAGGTTTTATAATCGCCCATACCCCCACACATATCCTTTTTAAAGCAACGAAAAAACCATCATTTTTCACAGCAGAGAGAGCTTTTCCAAGTTTTATACAAAAAAGATTCATACATCTCCATTATTAGCCCTGACCGAAAATAGCTATTATTACCCCGATAATTGCTGTAAGTAAGGTAAAAATCCAGGCACGCATAGTAACTTTCGGCTCTGGCCAACCTTTTGCTTCAAAGTGATGATGGAGAGGTGCAGCAAGAAAAACTTTTCTGTGAAAGAATTTTTTGGAAGTAAGTTGTACGATCACACTTCCTGATTCTAAAACATAAATAAAAACAATAACAAGAAGAACAATGGCCGAATTCGTTAGCATAGCAACGGTTCCCAAAGCAACCCCCAAAGACATTGCCCCAGTATCTCCCATAAAAAACCTCGCGGGATACACATTGAACCACAAAAAGGCCAAAAGCGCTCCCGATACAGCGGCGCAAAAAGCTGCGAGATCTATTCTATTTTGCGAATAAGCGATTGCTGAAAAAGCACTAAATGCCATAAGAAGAACACCCGCATTAAGTCCATCAAGTCCGTCTGTCTCATTGGATGATATAGCACAAAAAAGAACAATAAACATAAATAAAGGAATATACCACCAACCAATAGTAAAATCCCCCACTGCGGGAACATGTATTTCATCCCACCCAAGTTTTTCATAAAACCACCAAGCACCTCCACCAGAAATAGCGATAAGCCAATAAAAACGAAGAAGGAACCTCATTCCTCCTCCTTTATTTTTTCCAATGCCACGAACACTCATATAATCATCCAGCAAACCCAAAAGACCCCCTGAAACAAGCGCAAAAAGAGGCAACCAGACTTGAGATCGACTCAAAAAATCCAATCTTGCTACAAAATGAGAATCCCACCACAAAGCAATCCATGGAAATAAATAATGACTAGAAAAAGCCAAAATGAGAATTGAAAACCAAATAATAACACCTCCCATAGTCGGCGTTCCTTCTTTTCCTTTATGAAGAGCGCTTACGTACGTAAGAGTCTCGCCTTGAACAGAATTCTTTTTTATTTTTATCCCTATTTTTTTCTTATACAAAAAACCAGCCCAAAATGGAGTAACGATAAAAGCTATAATAAAAGCAAGAACTCCTGTGAAAAGAACTTTCAGAACATTAACAACTTCTGGAATATCTGATATATGCGCTATTTCCATAAAAATAAATTAAAAAAATATTTATTTCCATTCATAAGAAATAAAAGCCCAAGAAAACATATCTTTAATGGTATCCCATCGATAAGGATCGTCAAGAACCACGGCTACAATTTTATGTTTTCCTGTAGCATCTTCAGCAACCGCCATCAATGAATATCCAGCCTTAGGCGTGAAACCAGTCTTCGTTCCCAAAAGTCCAGAATACTCTCCCAAAAGAGCGTTTGTATTTAATAATTGATGAGAATATTTTCCATCCAGAGAAGAAATAACAAGTCCTGAAGGAAGGTTCATAAATTTTCGAATTTCTTCATAACTAAAAACTTTTGCAACAATTCTTGCTATATCATAAGCACTTGAATAGCAATCTTTTCCATCAATTTCTAAACCAGACGGAGTACAAAAATTAGAATCCCAAAGACCCAATTCTTTTGCGCGTGCATTCATTCGGAGAGCAAAGGCATCCACACTTCCATCAATATGAATACCTAGAGAAGTAGCAGCATCGTTTGCGCTATTCATAAGCATTGCTTTCATAAGATTGCGAACTGTTATTTTTTCTCCTACTTGCAATCGTGTATCTATACAATATCCAGATCGAGGACATCCAATTACAGTCCCTTCGACAGAACGCATTTCTTGCGTAATAGTAACAACATCATCAAGGTTTTTTATATTCTCCATAACAAGAAGTGCTGTCATCATTTTCGTAAGAGATGCAATTTCTCGCCGTTCTTTGCCCGCAGAATAATGAAGAATTGTTCCTGAATCCACATCAAGAATAACGGAAGCATGCGCAGTAGGAAACGCTGTTTCTGAATAATTTTTTTTCAAACTCGGCGTAATTTTTTCCCAAGCCACCAATTTTTCCACAGAAACAGAAGAATATCCCAATCCTTTTTTTTCTTCATCTTTTATAAATGCCCCTAAAACATTACCTGATGTCACCGATATATTGTATTCAGATTCTTCTTCTTTCCCTATCGCGAGAAGAAAAGGATGAGCCACATCCCAAACAAAAAAAGTCGAAAGTGTTATCGAAAAAATGAAAAAAAGTAATGTTGTTATTATTGTAGGTCTATGCATCTCCATCTCCATCTCGAATTAAACGAGGATCCTTCTGAAGCTCCTCATAATCCGGGAGTTGTTTAAGTGAAGTAAGTCCGACACTCTCAAGAAAAAGCGATGTGGGTCCATAAAAAAAGACTCGGTTATTCTGGGGATGATCGACTTTTTGTATAAGACCTCGTACCAAAAGATTTCTCAATGCAAATGTACAATTCGCCCCCCGAATATACTCAATTTCTTGTCTGGAAACAGGTGCTCGATATGCTACTATAGACAAAACTTCCAAGAGTGAAGATGAGAGAGGTGTCTCCACATCTTTCTTCATTAATTTTTCTACAAGAGGAGCATTCTTCGCTTTTGTTACCAACACCAGAGTATCATCTTTTTCAATCAAGGACAAACCACTTTCTGCACGACTACAACGCATTTCCAAATTCTCTAATATTTCTTCCAAATCCTCTTGTGTAACATCGATTAATTTCATCAATTTTTTCTTAGAAATAGGATCTCCAGAAATAAAAAGAATACTTTCTAAAGCACTTACCAACCGATTGCAATTCTGTTCATCCATATTTTTATACTATCATTTCTTTTTTTCCAAAAAAATATCCCCAAAACATTCTTCCTGTCGAGCTATTATAATTTGAGTGCGAGAAAGCTCCAAAACAGCAAGAAAAGAAACAGCTACCTCTTCAACCTTTGCAGAATCCCCTATAAGTTTAGAAAATGTTCCTGTAAGACGTCTCCCCACAAGCGTGCGGATATGTCGGATTTTTTCTTCCAAACTT from Candidatus Moraniibacteriota bacterium includes these protein-coding regions:
- a CDS encoding YfcE family phosphodiesterase, with the protein product MIIAIISDIHDHFDYLSWAMNEISQKDVEYILCLGDIVSPFAIKKLSQSPLPVFSIFGNNEGDRARIIRESLREGSSVTMADGEYSEWEKEGKKYFLSHYPDIAEYAACSGKYEAVFHGHTHKKRNEKISHVPIINPGEICGSVTGIVSFALFDTSMKSVEFVEKLKNDF
- a CDS encoding ribonuclease H-like domain-containing protein, whose amino-acid sequence is MRKIILDIETKNTFRDVGSSDPRMLDISLLVAYDSHTDTYYSYLEDELTGLWRLLEAADIVIGYNSDHFDLPLLNKYYPGNISRIKSLDILKEIEKSIGKKVRLDSVADATLGKKKSGNGLEAIEWWKNGEIEKIRRYCEDDVRITKEIYEYALKNKHLKYRDIEGAHSFSVDTSLWEKKEETSVNFTLPF
- a CDS encoding DsbA family protein, whose amino-acid sequence is MSKGSKRKYYKTETVKPQEREKVETGTEDVKMKEQEKIETATEEEKDLFEDDFMKTSKNDKKSEKEQEDFFDEEDKENDEEMKNDDEAEKEIEEKDEESLNEEEKKGGETSDKMKTLISVLIIVGGLFAGSLFVDIAQLVTGKGISSQTLESTDIFSLNNKTWVSFEEPITKVSVLVDKDCEECDPSQALLFLRRYIPTMLASEVDVTSNEGKKLIEESKITALPAFVFDTSVAKTDFYLQAAQLFIPKEDKSSFSLDIAQLGVPVGKYLKLPEVGENDIVVGSGPVTIIEFSDFQCPYCQVLHTSMSKILKEYNGKVRLVYKHLPLDFHQQAQNAALASECANEQGKFLVYADYLFANQKDWGEIEGLAIFKRYAGTLKLNVADFNRCVDENQYTQKISSNMKEAQSFGINGTPGTFINDSFFNGAVEYEKLKATIEKELTSAGK
- a CDS encoding GDP-mannose 4,6-dehydratase, translated to MKVLITGGAGFIGSKVAQVLRDRGDDVVIIDNFNDYYEPKLKRDRLTSLLKGREYTLYEGDIRDEKLLEKIFSKEGIDKVVHLAAMAGVRNSLKNPLLYEDVNIKGTMLLLEMGRKYAVKNFVYASSSSVYGNNTKVPFSETDFVDHPISPYAATKKATELLAYTYSHLYGIPTTGLRYFTVYGPWGRPDMALFLFVKNIFEGLPIDVYNFGKMSRNFTYVDDIVSGTIVVLDANQKCEVMNIGGDKEETLLRFIETIELNIGKEAKKNMLPIQPGDVPQTVADISKLRSLGWSPTTRIEEGIKNFVLWYKEYYKV
- a CDS encoding glycosyltransferase translates to MNLFCIKLGKALSAVKNDGFFVALKRICVGVWAIIKPVGSGRILFISGGMGDSARYRTKNVAEFLKNNAIKACVTVQGRPFLSRYVHAFEVFVFHRVMYTPEIQNIVEQSKALGKTLIFETDDLVFDEEYLKHMDVLKNMNSLERKQYETGVGAELLKDSYVQIATTTTSFLAKKLQEKGKKVFIVPNMLSQKDLNWAHSILKKKKKNLKKDSFVYVGYFSGSKSHDKDFNSIAPVMIRILKKYPFVRLVIAGPLLLGDEFFPFSERIDRLPFASRKKHFENISQIDINIAPLEKGNPFCEGKSELKFFEAGIVNIPTIASSTQTFREAIEHKKDGFVAENEEEWEEYISDLVEDRKLRYHVGREAKKTALERYTTLSSSVARDYIHYFESM
- the mraY gene encoding phospho-N-acetylmuramoyl-pentapeptide-transferase, which gives rise to MEIAHISDIPEVVNVLKVLFTGVLAFIIAFIVTPFWAGFLYKKKIGIKIKKNSVQGETLTYVSALHKGKEGTPTMGGVIIWFSILILAFSSHYLFPWIALWWDSHFVARLDFLSRSQVWLPLFALVSGGLLGLLDDYMSVRGIGKNKGGGMRFLLRFYWLIAISGGGAWWFYEKLGWDEIHVPAVGDFTIGWWYIPLFMFIVLFCAISSNETDGLDGLNAGVLLMAFSAFSAIAYSQNRIDLAAFCAAVSGALLAFLWFNVYPARFFMGDTGAMSLGVALGTVAMLTNSAIVLLVIVFIYVLESGSVIVQLTSKKFFHRKVFLAAPLHHHFEAKGWPEPKVTMRAWIFTLLTAIIGVIIAIFGQG
- a CDS encoding D-alanyl-D-alanine carboxypeptidase, producing the protein MHRPTIITTLLFFIFSITLSTFFVWDVAHPFLLAIGKEEESEYNISVTSGNVLGAFIKDEEKKGLGYSSVSVEKLVAWEKITPSLKKNYSETAFPTAHASVILDVDSGTILHYSAGKERREIASLTKMMTALLVMENIKNLDDVVTITQEMRSVEGTVIGCPRSGYCIDTRLQVGEKITVRNLMKAMLMNSANDAATSLGIHIDGSVDAFALRMNARAKELGLWDSNFCTPSGLEIDGKDCYSSAYDIARIVAKVFSYEEIRKFMNLPSGLVISSLDGKYSHQLLNTNALLGEYSGLLGTKTGFTPKAGYSLMAVAEDATGKHKIVAVVLDDPYRWDTIKDMFSWAFISYEWK
- the scpB gene encoding SMC-Scp complex subunit ScpB, with product MDEQNCNRLVSALESILFISGDPISKKKLMKLIDVTQEDLEEILENLEMRCSRAESGLSLIEKDDTLVLVTKAKNAPLVEKLMKKDVETPLSSSLLEVLSIVAYRAPVSRQEIEYIRGANCTFALRNLLVRGLIQKVDHPQNNRVFFYGPTSLFLESVGLTSLKQLPDYEELQKDPRLIRDGDGDA